The Sphingobacteriales bacterium genome includes a window with the following:
- the rpsE gene encoding 30S ribosomal protein S5, translating to MDHNIKRIKTSEIELSERVVAINRVTKVTKGGRTFSFAAIVVVGNNDGVIGFGLGKAREVTEAIAKGVNDAKKNLLQVPVVKGTIPHAQTAKFGGAKVYLQPAGPGTGVVAGGAMRAVLESAGITDILAKSKGSSNPHNVVKATVRALTEMRDAYTVAKVRNIELDKVFNG from the coding sequence ATAGAACTCTCAGAAAGAGTAGTTGCCATCAACAGGGTTACCAAGGTTACCAAAGGTGGACGTACCTTTAGCTTTGCAGCTATTGTCGTGGTTGGAAATAATGACGGTGTCATCGGATTTGGATTGGGAAAAGCAAGAGAGGTTACAGAAGCCATTGCCAAGGGTGTCAATGATGCCAAAAAAAATCTGCTTCAGGTACCGGTAGTCAAAGGAACCATTCCTCATGCCCAGACCGCAAAGTTTGGAGGAGCAAAGGTGTATTTGCAGCCGGCAGGACCTGGTACAGGAGTAGTGGCTGGGGGTGCTATGCGTGCTGTACTCGAAAGTGCCGGAATTACTGATATTCTTGCCAAATCAAAAGGATCTTCCAATCCTCATAATGTAGTTAAAGCTACCGTACGCGCACTGACTGAAATGAGAGATGCCTATACCGTTGCAAAAGTAAGAAATATTGAATTAGATAAAGTTTTTAACGGCTGA
- the infA gene encoding translation initiation factor IF-1 translates to MGKQDAIIVQDGIVTEALPNAMFRVRLQNGHVILAHISGKMRMNYIRILPDDKVKVEMSPYDLSKGRIIFRYK, encoded by the coding sequence ATGGGAAAACAAGACGCAATAATAGTCCAGGATGGAATAGTAACTGAAGCATTGCCAAATGCCATGTTCAGGGTCCGTCTGCAAAACGGACATGTGATTCTTGCCCATATTTCAGGTAAAATGCGTATGAACTATATCCGCATTTTGCCCGATGATAAGGTTAAGGTCGAAATGTCGCCTTACGACCTCTCAAAAGGAAGAATAATTTTCAGATATAAGTAA
- the rplO gene encoding 50S ribosomal protein L15, translating to MDLSNLKPAEGSVHKAGKRLGRGEGSKKGGTSGRGSKGAKSRSGYSRKIGHEGGQMPLQRRVPKFGFKNPTRVEYIPVNLSKLQELHDKYQIEKFDLETYQKYGLVSKNKLVKILGKGELTTKLEIEAHAFSQSALNNIEKNGGIATKIK from the coding sequence ATGGATTTAAGCAATCTAAAACCAGCAGAAGGATCGGTTCATAAAGCAGGAAAAAGGCTTGGACGCGGAGAAGGTTCAAAAAAAGGTGGTACCAGCGGCAGAGGTAGCAAAGGTGCCAAATCAAGATCGGGTTATTCCCGGAAAATAGGACATGAAGGAGGACAGATGCCTCTCCAAAGAAGGGTACCCAAATTCGGATTTAAAAATCCAACAAGAGTGGAATATATTCCTGTTAACCTCAGCAAGCTTCAGGAGTTACACGATAAGTATCAGATTGAAAAATTCGATCTGGAAACCTATCAGAAGTATGGACTGGTATCAAAAAACAAACTGGTGAAAATACTTGGAAAAGGTGAACTGACGACAAAACTGGAAATCGAAGCACATGCTTTTTCTCAAAGTGCATTGAACAATATTGAAAAAAATGGTGGCATAGCAACAAAAATCAAATAA
- the rpmD gene encoding 50S ribosomal protein L30, with translation MRELEITLVKSLIDRPVKQRKTVEALGLSRVNSKVCHTETPQILGMIEKVKHLVKVEYK, from the coding sequence ATGAGAGAACTTGAAATAACACTGGTGAAAAGCCTTATCGACAGGCCTGTCAAACAACGTAAAACAGTCGAAGCACTGGGCTTGTCGAGAGTAAACAGTAAGGTCTGTCATACTGAAACCCCGCAGATTCTGGGAATGATAGAGAAAGTTAAACATTTGGTGAAAGTAGAATATAAGTAA
- the secY gene encoding preprotein translocase subunit SecY — protein sequence MRKLIQTIQNIWKIEDLRVRVLFTLGFVAIYRLGSYVVLPGIDPNALTAYQKQASEGILGLINLFAGGAFSRASIFALGIMPYISASIVIQLLTIAVPYFQRLQKEGESGRKKMNQITRVLTIAVTASQSVAFLVNLRNQASGAIVSVTHPEVMSPAFFMMTNIILLTCGTLFVMWLGEKITDRGIGNGISLIIMIGIVARLPLALFAEFDMRLSETGGGLVVFFIEIVALLFVILGTILLVQGTRRIPVQYAKRIVGNKQYGGVRQYLPLKVNAAGVMPIIFAQAIMFIPATIAQFFPNSSAWRGLVGALNDYTSFGYNFIYALMIILFTYFYTAVTINPTQIADDLKRNGGFIPGIKPGKKTASYIDSIMSRITFPGSIFLAFVAIMPSFAKMFNVNTQFAQFFGGTSLLIMVGVILDTLQQIESHLLMRHYDGLMKSGRIKGRTGTTGTY from the coding sequence ATGCGGAAGCTGATACAAACCATACAAAACATCTGGAAAATTGAAGACCTGAGAGTCAGGGTGTTATTTACCCTTGGCTTTGTAGCCATTTACAGATTAGGTTCTTACGTGGTTTTACCAGGAATTGATCCCAACGCCTTGACTGCTTATCAGAAACAGGCCAGCGAAGGTATTCTCGGACTGATCAACTTATTTGCAGGGGGTGCTTTTTCCAGAGCTTCCATTTTTGCGCTTGGCATTATGCCTTATATTTCAGCTTCTATCGTTATTCAGTTACTTACAATTGCTGTCCCTTACTTCCAGCGTCTTCAGAAAGAAGGTGAATCCGGCAGAAAAAAGATGAATCAGATTACAAGGGTTCTGACCATTGCCGTGACTGCTTCTCAATCGGTTGCTTTTCTGGTAAACCTTCGAAATCAGGCAAGCGGGGCAATTGTTTCCGTTACTCATCCTGAGGTGATGTCTCCGGCATTTTTCATGATGACCAATATCATCTTACTTACCTGCGGAACCTTGTTCGTCATGTGGCTGGGTGAAAAAATTACCGACCGCGGCATCGGAAATGGTATTTCTCTCATCATTATGATTGGTATCGTAGCACGTCTTCCGTTGGCTCTCTTTGCCGAATTCGACATGCGGCTGAGCGAAACCGGTGGCGGGCTGGTCGTGTTTTTCATTGAAATTGTTGCCCTTCTCTTTGTCATCCTGGGAACAATACTGTTGGTTCAGGGGACTCGAAGAATACCTGTTCAATATGCTAAAAGAATCGTTGGTAACAAACAATATGGAGGTGTCCGCCAGTATTTGCCACTAAAGGTTAATGCTGCCGGTGTGATGCCTATCATCTTTGCTCAGGCAATTATGTTTATACCTGCCACCATTGCCCAGTTTTTCCCCAACAGCAGTGCATGGAGAGGTCTGGTCGGGGCACTGAATGATTATACCTCTTTTGGCTATAATTTTATTTACGCTCTGATGATAATATTATTTACCTACTTTTACACAGCAGTTACCATCAACCCGACCCAGATAGCAGACGATCTGAAACGTAACGGTGGTTTCATCCCGGGCATTAAACCCGGCAAAAAAACAGCCTCCTACATCGACTCCATTATGAGCCGTATTACTTTTCCGGGGTCAATTTTCCTTGCCTTTGTAGCCATTATGCCTTCTTTTGCAAAAATGTTTAATGTCAATACACAGTTTGCTCAGTTTTTTGGCGGAACATCCCTGCTGATTATGGTGGGGGTTATTCTGGATACTCTGCAACAAATTGAAAGTCATTTGCTGATGAGACATTACGATGGTTTAATGAAATCAGGAAGAATAAAAGGAAGAACAGGAACAACAGGAACATATTGA